Within the Leptolyngbyaceae cyanobacterium genome, the region CGCGAGTCTAACGCATCTGCCCTGCGGGGCGGTTGTATCCACCAACGAACTCGAATATTTACCGTACTTTCCGCTAATTCCATCGTGAGCGCGTCAGGTGCCGGATCTTGCAATATTCCCGGTAATTCCCCCAGCGCTTCTAGCATTAACTGTTTCGCCCGTTCGATATCGTCTCCGTAACCGATACCCACATCGTATTCTAAGCGGCGGTTTTCAAAGGCAGTGTTCACCGTTACCGAATTGGTGAACAGTTCGGAATTGGGAATTACCACCCGACGCCCATCATATGTTCTGATGATGCTAGCGCGAGTTTGGATTTCTTCAACCGTTCCTTCATAGCTTTTGAAAACAATTTGGTCACCGATTTGAAATGGTTCGGTTAACAAAATTAAAATTCCCGCTAAGAAATTTTGCAGAATATCGCGGAAGGCAAAACCAATTGCTACACCACTAATTCCCAATAGTTGAACCAAATCTCCTGCCTGGAAAGTAGGAATGACGATCGACAAAGCAACGAATAAACCAACTAAAATAACTATTCCCTGCGCTAATCTTCCTAGCACCATCCCCAGATTTCTCGCTTGGCGATGTCTGCGAGTTAATCGTTTAACGAGGGACTTAATCGTTTTGCCAGCAAAGAAAA harbors:
- a CDS encoding mechanosensitive ion channel family protein; protein product: MDLGESATTAWGKIQGMIDGTIVMLPNIVLALIVFILFFFAGKTIKSLVKRLTRRHRQARNLGMVLGRLAQGIVILVGLFVALSIVIPTFQAGDLVQLLGISGVAIGFAFRDILQNFLAGILILLTEPFQIGDQIVFKSYEGTVEEIQTRASIIRTYDGRRVVIPNSELFTNSVTVNTAFENRRLEYDVGIGYGDDIERAKQLMLEALGELPGILQDPAPDALTMELAESTVNIRVRWWIQPPRRADALDSRDVVLTAIKNKLTANGIDLPFPTQQILFHDQTEETDGDRTRQREGWPSGRGEVPKTRSIGGSLRKLAEVGGQKNGNHHSQ